The sequence CGGCAGCAACGCCAGCCTATCCTCAATAAACTGCGCATGCCACAGTTTAAAGCCCACGCATAAGCGTGGGCTTTAAACTGGCGGAGACTATGCCAATGCCTTGGCCAGATAATCTACAAAGCTGGCCATTCTGGGGACAGCGTGCCTTGTTTATAAACGAGCCGCCCAGATCGTTTGCTTCGACGGCAGGGATATCGCTCAGTACAGCTTGCAGCTGGCCCGCTTGTAGATGCTTATCAATCAGAAAATGAGCCAGGCAAGCAATGCCGGCACCATTGAGTGTCAGGTGACGTAGTGCTCTGCCGCTGGATGCTCTGATTGCAGGGCTGATTACCCGCCCGCAGCCTCCGGTTTTAGAGCGTAGGTGCATTGGTCGTTGTTGGCCCGGCACAGCGTTAAGTCAGGGGTTTAGTGGCCAGAACGGTCTGTTAATAGGCTGGTCATGATGGTAACTGAGGGCTGTCTGGCCAGTTTGTCCGAGATTATCTGACGATAGTTTTGATAGTGGGGTGAAGCCTGATGGGCGCTAATAGACTCGGCGTCCTTGTATTCTTCAAACACGTGCAAGAGGGTCGGCTGCTCTGCTGACTGAAGCAGCTGATAGTGCAGGCATCCCGGCTCCTGGCGGCTGGAAACCGCCATGTTCCGTAGTACGGCGCGAACTTCTTCTACTGTGTGCGGCAGGCTTTCGAGTGTCGCAAAAATATACATGCTCATAGTGTGTGGCCTGTGTTTGTTACTGTTGCTGGGGGGGGGGCTAACGGGCCCGACCATCCGCCACAGTTTCGGCGGGAAGGCCGGGTTTTTTTAGGGTGCAATACCTGCACCCTGTTTCCCACTGGTTTATGCGCGGGCGATGGCTTTGATCAGCAGATCGGCAACGGCCCCTCCGGAGGCTGGGTTCTGCCCCGTGATGACGCGCTGGTCTTCCACGGCAAATGTAGCCCACGGCTCATCGGCTTTCACATAGCTGGCGCCGCGCTTAACTATTTCGTCCTCGGTCATGAATGGCACATACTGGTCGAGCTGTGCCTGTTGCTCTTCTTCATTAGAAAAGCCGGTAATTTTCTTATCCTTAATCAGCAGCGTCCCATCGGAGAGTGCGATGTTCAGTAGCCCTGCTGCGCCATGACAAACTGATGAGACATATCCGCCCGCTTCATAAATTTTGCGGCTAAGATCTTGGAAATCCTTATTATCGGGAAAGTCCCACATCACACCATGGCCACCTACAAAGTAAATGGCTACGTAGTCGTCAGCAGTCACATCACTGGGTTTTAGTGTTGTACCCAGGCGGTTCATGAAATCGCGGTTGTGGTACCACTCCCAGTCAATGGTTTCTGCCAGAGCCAAACTGTGCGGATCGATCGGTGTATACCCGCCATTGGGTGTCACAAAGTCTACCTTGAAGCCGGTTTTCTCTACTTTTGCGACAAAATGCACGACTTCACCGAGCCATATACCGGTTGCACGTGTGATATTCGGATATTTTTCCGTGGTCGTCATTACAACGAGAATTTTCTTGGTCATCACAATTTCCTTTGGTCTGTGCGACGTTTGTCGCGATAACGACATTAAAGCGCTAATCTTTATTGCCAGGAATGCCTAAAGATTGCACTTACTTGCCTAATTGTATTTTCCACCATAGGAATTGGATTGATAATAATTGATTTCCGTTACACTCTTTGCATTCAGTTAGCTTAATCCTTGTTGCCATGCCTATTACCAGCTCACGTATCGCTCGTCAGATTTTGTCCCTTACTCCTCATAATGGGCATATTCCATCCGGACTGGATGGTGTCACCCTTATGCGGGCCAATGCCACGGTGGCACCTACACCTGTTTTGCAGGAGCCGACTATCGTGATTATGGGGCAGGGACTTAAGCGGGGCTATTTGGGTGATGAAGTATTTCACTATCAGCCGGGTCAGTATCTGATTGTGGCTGTTCCCATGCATTTCAATTGCGATACGGTTGTGTGCGGAGATGGCCCCATGCTGGCTTTGGCTGTTCGGGTGGATATGTCAACGATAAGTGAACTGCTATCAAAAATGAATCTGAGTACGATGCCTGGTATTGATGCACCCAAACGCGGGATGGTTGTGGCAGATCTGGACGATGCGATGAACGATACGGTTTATCGCCTGTTGCAGGCACTGGCTTCACCAGACGAGGTGCGGGTGCTGGGGCCTCAATTGGTACGGGAGCTGCACTATCGCGTATTGCAAGGAGCTGGTGGTGAGTGTTTGCGGGCCCTGCTTGCCTGGCATGGCCGCTATGGCTCAATTTATCGGGCTTGCGAGCATATTAGAGTTAATTACTCTCAGGATCTGGATATTGCTACGCTGGCTCGTGAAGCGGCTATGAGTCCATCCGTGTTTCACCAGTCGTTTAAAACGGTGACGGGAAACTCCCCCATCCAGTATCTCAAGGCCATTCGGCTTCACCGTGCGCGCGAGCTGATTCTCTACGCTGGTAAAGGGGTAGCACAAGCGGCCTATGCGGTGGGCTATGTCAGCGCATCACAGTTTAGCCGTGAGTTTAAGCGACTTTTTGCTTACTCCCCGACAGAAGCAACTTGCCATATCGGGGAGCACGCAGCGGTGCATTTGTTGTCGCCCGGTTAAAGCTGGCAATGCTCGGCTGCAGTTCAGGTTTTTTTGTGCGGTTGTCTTCTGGAAAAGATATCGTTATTAACTCGGTCTGAACAGGTTTGGCAGCCGGTCATGACCATCTGGATGCTGTGTGGGCGCATAACAGTAAGGCAATTTTGAAAAGTGCTTTTTTCAGGCAGAAGAGCTGCTTAAAATCAGTGTTAGCTAAAGCTCTGTACTTAAAAGATTTTGCTTTTTTAGTCCGCTGAGCGTCTTGGCGGGCAACTGGCGGGGTTATTTGCGCTGCCATAGTTCTGCACGCTTTGCAGAAAACCGGCAAAATGACAGGTTAAACCTAGGTAGTGCGGCTTTATTTGATGATTTTAGGTGATGTTCCTGTTCAAAATAATCAAATCAAACGCGCTACGCGCACCTTAGAATTTCGGAAAGACAGCATGTTAAGAATAAACGAAGTAAAACTACCCCTTGATCATTCGGCAGACGAGTTAAAACAGGCACTGCTCAAGCGCCTTGCTGTACCTGAGAGTGATCTGATTAGCTTCACCATCTTTAAGCGCAGCTACGATGCACGCAAACGTGCGGCCATCTTACTGATCTACTCCCTGGATGCAGACGTCAGAAACGAAGCGGCGGTGCTCAAACGCTTGAAAGCCGATCGCCACATCATGGTATCCCCGGATATTGAATACCAATATGTAGGCCACGCGCCGGAAGGATTAACTGATCGCCCGGTTGTGATTGGCACTGGTCCCTGTGGTCTGTTTGCTGGTTTATTGCTGGCACAAATGGGGTTTAAGCCGATTATTTTAGAGCGCGGTAAGGCCGTGCGTGAGCGCACTAAAGACACCTGGGGCTTATGGCGCAAGGGTGAGCTAAATCCCGAGTCGAATGTGCAATACGGTGAAGGCGGCGCGGGTACGTTTTCTGACGGTAAGCTTTACAGCCAGATTAAAGACCCGAAGCATCTTGGGCATAAAGTTTTACAAGAGTTTGTAAAGGCAGGCGCGCCAGACGAGATTATGTACGTCAGTAAACCCCATATCGGAACGTTTCGTTTAGTCAGCATGGTTGAAAGCATGCGTGCCAATATTATTGAGCTGGGCGGTGAAGTGCGCTTTTCCAGTAAGGTAGAGCAGCTGATCCTGAAGAACGGTCAGGTTGAAGGCGTAGAGCTGGCTGGTGGCGAAAAAATCCACTCCGGGCATGTGGTGCTGGCCATTGGCCATAGCGCGCGTGATACTTTTTACAAGTTATTCGAGCAGGGCGTGTATATGGAGGCCAAGCCGTTTTCGCTTGGCTTTAGGGTGGAACACCCGCAAACTTTAATTGATGCTGCCCGCTTTGGCCCAAGTGCCGGCCATCCGATTCTGGGCGCGGCAGATTACAAACTGGTGCACCACGCCAGCAATGGCCGCTCGGTGTATAGCTTTTGTATGTGTCCGGGTGGCACGGTGGTGGCGGCAGCTTCCGAGCCGGGCCGGGTCGTCACTAATGGCATGAGCCAATATTCGCGCAATGAGCGTAATGCCAATGCGGCGATTGTGGTGGGGATTACGCCGGAAGAAGATTTCCCTGGCCATCCGCTGGCAGGGATCGAGCTGCAGCGTAAGTGGGAAAGTAAGGCTTTTGAGGCGGGCGGCAGCACTTATCAGGCGCCAGTACAAAAGGTGGGCGATTTTCTGAAAGGCAAGCCTTCTACCGAGTTTGGTTCGGTGGTGCCTTCTTATACGCCTGGCGTGCATTTAACTGACTTAGCCGATTGTCTGCCTGAATATGCCATTACCGCAATTCGCGAAGCGATGCCAGCGTTTGATAAGCAAATTAAAGGCTTTGGTATGAGTGATGCGCTGTTTACTGGCGTAGAAACCCGCACCTCCTCGCCTGTGCGCATCAAGCGTGATAACAGCACGCTGCAAAGCATCAACACCAAAGGCTTATTTCCTGCGGGCGAGGGCGCTGGCTACGCAGGCGGGATTTTATCGGCCGGTGTAGACGGCATTAAAATCGCCGAAGCGGTGGCTTTGAGTATTTTGAATGCCCGCTAATATCCGATAGGCTCTGTGGTGTTTTTTCCCCTCGTCCCATGAGGAAGCGGGGAAAGTATTTCTATTTATATGAGTGAAATCATCGCGTTTAAAAATATCTGATCACTTAATTAGCACCTACTGGGCTGCTGATTTGTCTGATTACAAATCTTTCTCAGAAATTGCCCCCAGGCTTGCTTAATATCTATAGAGGTAGTTTTATCTATGGGAGTGGTGAGATGGAAGCAATTGATAAGCTGGTTTTAGCCCGCCAGCTCCCTAATCAGGCAGTCGCACTGGTGCTGGCAGGCGGCCGGGGCTCACGTTTAAAAGATTTAACCAATCATCGCGCCAAGCCCGCAGTGCATTTTGGGGGTAAATACCGGATTATTGATTTTGCCCTGTCCAATTGCCTTAATTCTGGCATTCGCCGCATTGGCGTGATTACCCAATATAAATCGCATAGCTTATTACGGCATTTACAGCGTGGCTGGTCTTTTTTGCGTAATGAAATGAATGAATTTATTGATTTATTACCTGCCCAGCAAAGAGTGGATGAAGAGCACTGGTATCGTGGCACTGCCGATGCGGTATTTCAAAATTTGGACATTATCCGCAGCTATAAAGCGCAATATGTGCTGATTCTGGCGGGGGACCATATTTATAAAATGGATTATTCCCGCATGCTGCTTGACCATGTAGAAAACGATGCCGCCTGCACGATTGCCTGTATTGAAGTGGACAGAGTAGAAGCCTCTGCCTTTGGCGTGATGGCGGTGGATGAAAATCGAAAAATCACCGCTTTTATTGAAAAACCGACCGATCCGCCAGCCATGCCTAATAAAAGCGATAAGGCTTTGGCATCAATGGGCGTATATGTTTTTAATGCCGATTATATTAATCGCATGCTGGCTGAAGATCTGGCCGATGAAGAATCTTCCCACGATTTTGGTAAAGATATTATTCCGCGCATTGTGGCCGAAGGCCGTGCGCTGGCTCATCCATTTAGTGCATCTTGTGTTTCCAGTGACTTAGGTGCACTACCTTACTGGCGTGATGTAGGCACGGTCGATGCTTATTGGGAAGCCAATTTAGATCTGGCATCTGTCGTGCCGGACCTGGATATTTACGATAAAAACTGGCCGATCTGGACGCATCAGGAGCAGCTTTCCCCGGCTAAATTTGTGCAGGATATTAACGGCAGCCACGGTATGACATTAAATTCACTGGTCTCTGGCGGCTGTATTGTTTCTGGCTCTTTAGTCAATAACTCGGTGCTATTTTCCAAAGTACGTTTGCATTCTTTTTGTGCCATTGATTCGGCGGTGATCCTGCCATCCGTTACTGTGGGGCGCTCTAGCCGCCTGCGCCGCTGCGTGATCGACCGCGGCTGCCAAATCCCTGAAGGCACGGTGATTGGCGAGGATCGAAGCAAAGACGAAAAGCGCTTTTATTGCTCCGAAGGCGGCGTAGTGCTGGTTACAAGGGAAATGCTGGCGAAGCTGTGATAAAACCCAAACCTTGAACCACGGAGGGCACAGAGAACATGGAGTCTCACGGAGAAAACCTGATACGTCCTATTTTTGAAATAGCGCCATTTTCGCTGAATTTCTGATAAAAACACTCGGGATCACGGCTTGCCTTGTTTGTGTTGATTTCTAGCCAAAGCCTAAAGTGGACATATCACCTTTGAATCGTTTGGCTTTCTCTGTGTCCTCAGTGTTCTCTGTGGTTCAAGATTTGGGTTTGGGGGCTTTTGTGTTTACGAAGTTTGCTAAAACCAACAAAGGTAGCCGTCTATGCGCGTGTTACATGTTTGTGCCGAGTTGTTTCCGCTATTAAAAACCGGTGGGCTGGCCGATGTGGCGGGGGCTTTGCCGCTGGCGCTGGCGCCTTTGGGCTGTGATGTGCGTGTGCTCTTGCCGGGTTTTCCGGCCATCTTGGCGGGGCTGGATATTGATGGTGAAGTGGCGGCGGTGAATAGCATGGCGGGGCCTGTCCGTGTGTTATTCGGTCATACCGCCAGCGGTATTGCCGTGTATGTGATTGATGCGCCACATTGCTTTGATCGCCCCGGCAGCCCTTATCTGGATGTAGGCCAGCAGCCTTATAGCGATAATCATCTGCGTTTTGCGCTGCTTGGCTGGGTGGCTGCACGGCTTGCCAGCGGGCAGGACCCTTTCTGGCGGGCAGAGCTGGTGCATGCCCACGATTGGCATGCGGGCCTTGTGCCTGCTTATTTAGTAGCTGCGGGTCGGCCTGCAAAAAGCGTGTTTACCGTGCACAACTTAGCTTATCAGGGCGTGTTTCCTGCCTCGGCTTTTGCCAGCTTAGGATTGCCGCCACAATTTTTTACGCTGGAAGGGCTGGAGTTTCACGGCAAGATTTCCTTTATGAAAGCCGGGCTGTATTTTTGCGACCATATCAGCACTGTATCTCCGCGCTACGCCAGCGAAATCACCCATGATGAGCAGGGCTGCGGCTTAGATGGCCTGCTTCGAACCCGCAAAGCCGATCTGAGTGGCATCTTAAATGGCGTAGACGATCAGATCTGGAACCCGAATCTTGATCCGCTGATTATTGCCCATTACAGCGTGGAAAAAATGCAGGGTAAGGCCAAATGCAAGCTGGATATGCAAATACGCATGGGTTTAGATCAAAACAGCGAACAGCCGCTGTTTGCCGTAGTTAGCCGTCTTACCGAGCAAAAAGGGCTGCATCTGGTGCTGGCTGCGCTGGATGAAATCACCCGTCGTGGCGGGCAGTTTGTGCTGTTAGGTGGGGGTGACACGGCCTTGGAAGATGCATTTAAAGCTGCTGCCGCAGCCAACCCTGCGCAAATTGCCGTGCAAATCGGTTACGACGAAGATTGCTCGCACCGCATCATGGCCGCCGCCGATGTACTGCTCGTGCCCAGCCGCTTTGAGCCCTGCGGCCTTACTCAGCTTTACGCCCTGAAATACGGCACGCTGCCCTTGGTACGCAGAGTCGGTGGTCTGGCCGATACGGTAGTTGATTGCAGCTTAGAAAACTTAGAAGACGCCAGCGCCACCGGCTTTGTCTTTGACGACTTTAATGTAGCGGCCCTCACCCGCGCACTAAGACGCGCGTTTATCCTCTGGCAACGTCCAAAAGACTGGAAATCCACCCGCCGCAGTGCTATGCAGGCCGATTTTGGCTGGAGTGCGGCGGCTGCGCAGTATGTGGCTTTGTATGAGAGATTAATGGCTGAATAAGGTGATTCCGCTGGCTCTGACAAAACCCAAATCTTGAGCCACAGAGGTCACGGAGAAAGCTGTCACTTCTTGAAGCACGCCGAAGCGAGGAATAAGCAGCTCAGGGGTTCGGAAAAAGGGTAG comes from Iodobacter ciconiae and encodes:
- a CDS encoding putative quinol monooxygenase, with the protein product MSMYIFATLESLPHTVEEVRAVLRNMAVSSRQEPGCLHYQLLQSAEQPTLLHVFEEYKDAESISAHQASPHYQNYRQIISDKLARQPSVTIMTSLLTDRSGH
- a CDS encoding type 1 glutamine amidotransferase domain-containing protein, producing MTKKILVVMTTTEKYPNITRATGIWLGEVVHFVAKVEKTGFKVDFVTPNGGYTPIDPHSLALAETIDWEWYHNRDFMNRLGTTLKPSDVTADDYVAIYFVGGHGVMWDFPDNKDFQDLSRKIYEAGGYVSSVCHGAAGLLNIALSDGTLLIKDKKITGFSNEEEQQAQLDQYVPFMTEDEIVKRGASYVKADEPWATFAVEDQRVITGQNPASGGAVADLLIKAIARA
- a CDS encoding AraC family transcriptional regulator, whose product is MPITSSRIARQILSLTPHNGHIPSGLDGVTLMRANATVAPTPVLQEPTIVIMGQGLKRGYLGDEVFHYQPGQYLIVAVPMHFNCDTVVCGDGPMLALAVRVDMSTISELLSKMNLSTMPGIDAPKRGMVVADLDDAMNDTVYRLLQALASPDEVRVLGPQLVRELHYRVLQGAGGECLRALLAWHGRYGSIYRACEHIRVNYSQDLDIATLAREAAMSPSVFHQSFKTVTGNSPIQYLKAIRLHRARELILYAGKGVAQAAYAVGYVSASQFSREFKRLFAYSPTEATCHIGEHAAVHLLSPG
- a CDS encoding NAD(P)/FAD-dependent oxidoreductase yields the protein MLRINEVKLPLDHSADELKQALLKRLAVPESDLISFTIFKRSYDARKRAAILLIYSLDADVRNEAAVLKRLKADRHIMVSPDIEYQYVGHAPEGLTDRPVVIGTGPCGLFAGLLLAQMGFKPIILERGKAVRERTKDTWGLWRKGELNPESNVQYGEGGAGTFSDGKLYSQIKDPKHLGHKVLQEFVKAGAPDEIMYVSKPHIGTFRLVSMVESMRANIIELGGEVRFSSKVEQLILKNGQVEGVELAGGEKIHSGHVVLAIGHSARDTFYKLFEQGVYMEAKPFSLGFRVEHPQTLIDAARFGPSAGHPILGAADYKLVHHASNGRSVYSFCMCPGGTVVAAASEPGRVVTNGMSQYSRNERNANAAIVVGITPEEDFPGHPLAGIELQRKWESKAFEAGGSTYQAPVQKVGDFLKGKPSTEFGSVVPSYTPGVHLTDLADCLPEYAITAIREAMPAFDKQIKGFGMSDALFTGVETRTSSPVRIKRDNSTLQSINTKGLFPAGEGAGYAGGILSAGVDGIKIAEAVALSILNAR
- the glgC gene encoding glucose-1-phosphate adenylyltransferase, coding for MEAIDKLVLARQLPNQAVALVLAGGRGSRLKDLTNHRAKPAVHFGGKYRIIDFALSNCLNSGIRRIGVITQYKSHSLLRHLQRGWSFLRNEMNEFIDLLPAQQRVDEEHWYRGTADAVFQNLDIIRSYKAQYVLILAGDHIYKMDYSRMLLDHVENDAACTIACIEVDRVEASAFGVMAVDENRKITAFIEKPTDPPAMPNKSDKALASMGVYVFNADYINRMLAEDLADEESSHDFGKDIIPRIVAEGRALAHPFSASCVSSDLGALPYWRDVGTVDAYWEANLDLASVVPDLDIYDKNWPIWTHQEQLSPAKFVQDINGSHGMTLNSLVSGGCIVSGSLVNNSVLFSKVRLHSFCAIDSAVILPSVTVGRSSRLRRCVIDRGCQIPEGTVIGEDRSKDEKRFYCSEGGVVLVTREMLAKL
- the glgA gene encoding glycogen synthase GlgA; translation: MRVLHVCAELFPLLKTGGLADVAGALPLALAPLGCDVRVLLPGFPAILAGLDIDGEVAAVNSMAGPVRVLFGHTASGIAVYVIDAPHCFDRPGSPYLDVGQQPYSDNHLRFALLGWVAARLASGQDPFWRAELVHAHDWHAGLVPAYLVAAGRPAKSVFTVHNLAYQGVFPASAFASLGLPPQFFTLEGLEFHGKISFMKAGLYFCDHISTVSPRYASEITHDEQGCGLDGLLRTRKADLSGILNGVDDQIWNPNLDPLIIAHYSVEKMQGKAKCKLDMQIRMGLDQNSEQPLFAVVSRLTEQKGLHLVLAALDEITRRGGQFVLLGGGDTALEDAFKAAAAANPAQIAVQIGYDEDCSHRIMAAADVLLVPSRFEPCGLTQLYALKYGTLPLVRRVGGLADTVVDCSLENLEDASATGFVFDDFNVAALTRALRRAFILWQRPKDWKSTRRSAMQADFGWSAAAAQYVALYERLMAE